One part of the Chthoniobacterales bacterium genome encodes these proteins:
- a CDS encoding lysophospholipid acyltransferase family protein, whose amino-acid sequence MSGSATSRPNPWYNSLTFRAAQRLASFLPRFVTLGIARFIGHLAHDLCDTQREIMLENLRPVTGATGPELDAIGRRVFVHFIEMIADNIVFMNGSLEEVADIMGDWSGLEHLQAAQACGKGTVLITGHLGAWELGGIFLAARHIPVTVVTLAEPVANVGEWREKYRQKFGINTITLGDDRFAFLSIVQTLRKNGIVALLVDRPYGGHAMPVEMCGKTTQFSPAASLLWQHTGATILPAFVFAQPMGKYASHAYPPIEMSTAADPTQTHHVNTQRIADFFASLLRLHPDQWYNFVPVWTASESGAGRASG is encoded by the coding sequence ATGTCTGGAAGCGCAACTAGCCGGCCCAACCCGTGGTATAACTCCCTCACGTTTCGGGCGGCGCAACGTCTGGCGTCGTTCTTGCCGCGCTTCGTCACGCTGGGGATTGCGCGCTTCATCGGCCATCTCGCCCACGATCTTTGCGACACGCAACGGGAGATCATGCTGGAAAATTTGCGGCCCGTCACCGGTGCGACTGGACCGGAGTTGGATGCGATTGGGCGGCGGGTTTTTGTTCATTTTATCGAGATGATCGCCGACAACATCGTCTTCATGAACGGCAGCCTGGAGGAGGTCGCCGACATCATGGGCGACTGGTCGGGCCTGGAGCATTTGCAGGCGGCGCAGGCGTGCGGGAAGGGGACGGTGCTCATCACGGGTCATCTCGGCGCGTGGGAATTGGGCGGGATTTTTCTCGCCGCGCGCCACATTCCAGTGACCGTCGTCACGCTGGCCGAGCCGGTGGCCAATGTGGGCGAATGGCGCGAAAAATATCGCCAGAAATTTGGCATCAACACGATCACACTCGGGGATGACCGGTTTGCCTTTCTCTCCATCGTCCAGACGCTGCGCAAAAATGGCATCGTCGCCCTGCTGGTGGATCGTCCGTATGGCGGCCACGCAATGCCGGTGGAAATGTGTGGGAAAACGACCCAGTTTTCTCCCGCTGCATCGCTCCTGTGGCAACACACGGGAGCGACTATTTTGCCCGCGTTTGTCTTTGCCCAGCCGATGGGGAAATACGCCTCGCACGCGTATCCGCCCATCGAAATGAGCACTGCCGCCGATCCAACTCAAACTCATCATGTCAACACCCAACGCATCGCCGATTTCTTCGCCTCGCTTCTCCGGCTTCATCCGGATCAATGGTATAATTTTGTTCCTGTCTGGACTGCTTCTGAGTCTGGCGCAGGCCGAGCCTCTGGATAG
- a CDS encoding response regulator, producing the protein MSKVILPRTNIVRSFNQTRPSHLREPEDTAARAPIPMPMEHSERVLLLEDEAQTNFILREYLESLGYQVVAVANGVDGLKEVMRANFELVICDMMMPKLPGDMFYLAVQKTRPELCNRFVFITGHQLNPTVDAFIEKTHSAILVKPFRLQQLEATLEGILSRFPKKVRPITLSATPVIERLSDTMGAPTADEKTPSMVSKALKMVGFGRNGEAVSSVEEKLAEPAKPAASSTKVTRRIPHLANAPVMPSKPQAPAASTAKVTRRIPAPPSEGVEPKITRRVSQAENIIRVKHLTPADAPKPVTTRKIAAPVAAPQPTPKPVTTRKIVASEPAQKPVTTRKIAPPAPVIAPKVTAKIAPAKVAPAKAPAAKTTIKVAAKKTAPAPKVTSKVSPKPAAKTAPKTTAKISPKVTAKVSTKVPAKAAAKMTSLIPAPLKRSASAKKSR; encoded by the coding sequence ATGTCCAAAGTCATCCTGCCTCGAACCAACATCGTTCGCAGCTTCAACCAGACTCGACCGTCACATCTCCGCGAGCCAGAGGACACGGCTGCCAGGGCTCCGATCCCGATGCCGATGGAGCACTCCGAGCGCGTGCTGCTGCTGGAGGACGAGGCGCAAACCAACTTCATCCTGCGCGAATATCTCGAGTCGCTGGGTTACCAAGTCGTGGCCGTGGCCAACGGGGTCGATGGTCTCAAAGAGGTCATGCGAGCCAATTTCGAGCTCGTGATTTGCGACATGATGATGCCCAAGCTGCCCGGCGACATGTTCTATCTCGCCGTGCAAAAGACGCGGCCCGAGCTTTGCAACCGCTTCGTTTTCATCACCGGCCACCAGTTGAATCCGACCGTCGATGCCTTCATCGAGAAGACGCATTCGGCCATCTTGGTGAAACCCTTCCGCCTACAGCAGCTGGAGGCCACCCTCGAAGGTATCCTGTCGCGTTTCCCTAAAAAAGTCCGGCCCATCACCTTGTCGGCCACGCCCGTCATCGAGCGGCTTTCAGACACCATGGGCGCTCCTACAGCGGACGAAAAAACGCCGTCGATGGTTTCCAAGGCGCTCAAGATGGTCGGGTTCGGGCGCAATGGCGAAGCCGTTTCCTCGGTCGAGGAAAAACTCGCCGAACCTGCGAAACCTGCCGCCAGTTCCACCAAAGTCACCCGCCGCATTCCCCATCTCGCCAATGCCCCGGTGATGCCGTCCAAACCGCAGGCGCCGGCGGCGAGCACGGCCAAAGTTACCCGCCGCATCCCGGCTCCTCCGTCCGAGGGCGTGGAGCCCAAGATCACTCGCAGAGTCAGCCAGGCGGAAAACATCATTCGCGTCAAACACCTCACGCCCGCCGACGCTCCGAAGCCGGTCACTACCCGCAAGATCGCCGCGCCTGTGGCAGCCCCGCAGCCGACTCCGAAGCCCGTCACTACGCGCAAGATCGTCGCGTCCGAGCCGGCTCAGAAGCCGGTCACGACTCGCAAGATCGCTCCTCCAGCTCCTGTGATTGCACCCAAAGTCACTGCGAAGATTGCGCCAGCCAAAGTTGCGCCAGCCAAGGCACCCGCAGCGAAGACCACGATCAAAGTCGCCGCTAAAAAAACCGCGCCCGCTCCGAAGGTGACTTCCAAAGTTTCCCCCAAACCTGCCGCAAAGACGGCCCCGAAGACCACCGCGAAGATATCGCCAAAAGTTACGGCCAAGGTTTCCACCAAAGTCCCCGCCAAAGCCGCGGCCAAGATGACCTCGCTCATCCCCGCGCCCCTCAAACGCTCCGCCTCCGCGAAAAAGTCCCGCTAG
- a CDS encoding outer membrane lipoprotein carrier protein LolA: MFLSGLLLSLAQAEPLDSAATKTLVEKIAAIRQSRPFIQASYREEKSGGILARPSISTGKMWYAAPDKFRKESRGAGKESVIVSNGELLWMYYPAFQEAERYDLKKQKFISQGISAFTTGLDFAQVDKDFTIQAEALPSGYSIQLVPKRGAISRMVTQLEVRFNKGLELESVQTVSPRGEKIKTELTDLSTEPVPAATFDFTPPAGANVSTPLGK, translated from the coding sequence TTGTTCCTGTCTGGACTGCTTCTGAGTCTGGCGCAGGCCGAGCCTCTGGATAGCGCGGCCACGAAAACGCTCGTGGAAAAAATCGCCGCGATCCGTCAATCGAGGCCATTCATTCAAGCCAGTTATCGCGAGGAAAAAAGCGGCGGCATTCTCGCCCGGCCGTCCATCAGCACGGGCAAAATGTGGTATGCCGCGCCAGATAAATTTCGCAAGGAAAGCCGCGGCGCGGGCAAGGAAAGCGTGATCGTGAGCAACGGCGAATTGCTGTGGATGTATTACCCGGCGTTTCAGGAAGCGGAGCGGTATGATTTGAAGAAACAGAAATTCATCAGCCAGGGAATCTCGGCGTTTACGACCGGGCTGGATTTCGCCCAGGTGGATAAGGATTTCACGATTCAGGCCGAGGCACTTCCGAGCGGCTACTCTATTCAGCTCGTGCCAAAGCGGGGGGCGATCAGCCGGATGGTGACGCAACTCGAGGTGCGTTTTAACAAGGGATTGGAACTCGAATCGGTCCAGACCGTTTCTCCGCGTGGTGAGAAAATCAAGACCGAGCTGACCGACCTGAGCACCGAGCCCGTTCCCGCGGCGACCTTCGATTTTACCCCGCCCGCTGGAGCGAACGTGAGCACGCCGCTCGGCAAATAA
- a CDS encoding MMPL family transporter: MSSPSRAIAHSIVHRRRAWLISLAVVIVLALTTMALKLRFDTEILNLLPSGFDTVESLKVYSGQFSKNRELTFGLLDETGKVDLEAFAEHFSTMLGKEPWVTRFLDRSPMEKANGMEEVQALALPLLFNLPGDEFDSALAQLQPAAMATRFQQQRQAIESGSPRAEIQLTLDPLGLVIPAMKPLASSFSMEKAQPLVSADGTMHLAMVLTNQPGDGPFECRELMKKVNDFHQRVIRSWDGPAPQIVVTGRTPYVAQMSKGMERDIISTVLGSILLVAAIFYYGFRRVRPLIAIIHVLFLCCILAIALGSLCFPALNGITVGFCSILIGLGVDFGMLLYGAYQNSRELGTTHEEAIGTAIERIGRGILFGAATTGAGFGALLLSGCEGFAQLGLLIMFGILLAAGLMMTVFFLFIGSAHRPVRSDLLTVGLDRYLGSLFRSPQPVGWYCLVLLLGLTIFAVLPIATLKIEPNPQSLEPKNIPAGYALRKIQEKMSPTGDELVLGIIDAPDAKEFHRRWTATEVHWQKLLAGGKIKSVTTPTAFVSSPDNVRINTAKLVGLDFQSIRSSLTQALEKEGFSPEAFARGFRTLDQLQNIAKVGPAALSYQEMLPPNSSWWFVLDKFFGSKKNLACAYLTPLHKISTPAEKAAFLELVTPPGVPVHLTGWTFTLADLITWAQSKLVILTSTMLIFNILLLIFLFHRFRPIFLLMVTITLSIGAMVATVKMAGLPLNLFNILAFPLVLGVGVDYGIYVLLAARQAGDAQTLLKGILKPVLLSALTSIAGFGSLGFAENPSLSGLGLLCAIGVGWSLFATLFFLVPAYVWKRN, encoded by the coding sequence ATGTCGTCCCCGAGTCGCGCCATCGCGCATTCCATCGTTCATCGCCGCCGCGCGTGGTTGATCAGTCTGGCCGTTGTCATTGTCTTGGCGCTGACCACGATGGCGCTCAAACTCCGCTTCGACACGGAGATCCTGAACCTGCTCCCGTCCGGCTTTGACACAGTTGAGTCGCTGAAAGTTTACAGCGGACAATTCAGCAAAAATCGTGAGCTGACTTTCGGTCTATTGGACGAAACGGGGAAGGTCGATTTGGAGGCTTTTGCCGAACATTTCTCGACCATGCTCGGGAAAGAACCATGGGTCACCCGTTTCCTCGACCGGTCGCCGATGGAAAAAGCCAACGGCATGGAGGAGGTCCAGGCGCTCGCGTTGCCGCTGCTCTTCAATCTGCCTGGGGACGAGTTTGATTCCGCTCTGGCCCAGCTTCAGCCCGCCGCGATGGCGACCCGGTTTCAGCAACAACGGCAGGCCATCGAGTCCGGTTCGCCTCGCGCCGAGATTCAACTCACACTCGACCCTCTCGGACTCGTGATCCCTGCGATGAAGCCGCTGGCGAGTTCCTTTTCCATGGAAAAAGCCCAGCCGCTGGTCTCGGCGGACGGCACGATGCATCTCGCGATGGTGCTCACGAATCAGCCCGGCGACGGCCCGTTTGAGTGCCGCGAGCTGATGAAAAAGGTGAACGACTTCCATCAGCGTGTCATCCGTTCCTGGGACGGTCCCGCGCCGCAAATCGTGGTGACAGGTCGCACGCCTTACGTGGCGCAGATGTCGAAGGGCATGGAGCGCGATATTATTTCCACCGTGCTGGGCTCCATTCTATTGGTGGCGGCGATTTTCTATTACGGGTTTCGCCGGGTGCGACCGCTGATCGCGATCATTCACGTGCTCTTTTTGTGCTGCATTCTGGCCATCGCCCTAGGCTCGCTTTGCTTTCCCGCCTTGAATGGAATCACGGTCGGCTTCTGCTCGATTTTGATCGGACTCGGGGTCGATTTTGGAATGTTGCTCTACGGTGCCTATCAAAATTCGCGCGAGTTAGGGACGACTCATGAGGAGGCGATCGGAACCGCCATCGAGCGAATCGGCCGCGGTATTTTGTTTGGAGCGGCGACGACCGGGGCCGGCTTCGGCGCGCTGCTGCTGAGCGGCTGCGAGGGTTTTGCGCAACTCGGCTTGCTGATCATGTTCGGCATTTTGCTGGCGGCCGGACTGATGATGACGGTCTTCTTTTTGTTCATCGGCTCGGCCCATCGTCCGGTCCGCAGCGACTTGCTCACAGTCGGGTTGGATCGCTATCTGGGGTCGCTTTTTCGCAGTCCGCAGCCTGTGGGTTGGTATTGCCTCGTCCTGCTCTTGGGACTGACAATTTTCGCTGTTCTGCCCATCGCCACGCTCAAGATTGAGCCGAATCCGCAGTCGCTCGAACCGAAAAACATTCCTGCTGGTTACGCGCTGCGGAAGATCCAGGAAAAGATGTCCCCGACCGGCGACGAACTCGTTTTGGGCATCATTGACGCGCCCGACGCGAAAGAATTTCACCGTCGCTGGACCGCGACCGAAGTCCATTGGCAGAAACTGCTCGCCGGGGGAAAAATCAAGAGCGTGACCACGCCGACGGCCTTTGTTTCGTCGCCCGACAATGTTCGCATCAACACCGCGAAACTGGTCGGACTCGACTTCCAATCGATTCGCAGTTCGCTCACCCAGGCGCTGGAAAAAGAGGGTTTTTCGCCCGAGGCATTCGCCAGAGGATTTCGCACGCTCGACCAGTTGCAGAACATCGCCAAGGTCGGCCCGGCGGCGCTCAGTTACCAGGAAATGCTCCCGCCGAATTCAAGCTGGTGGTTCGTTCTGGACAAGTTTTTCGGCTCCAAAAAGAATCTCGCCTGCGCTTATCTGACGCCGCTGCATAAGATTTCCACTCCAGCGGAAAAGGCGGCGTTTTTGGAGTTGGTCACGCCTCCCGGCGTGCCCGTGCACCTCACCGGCTGGACGTTTACCCTCGCCGATCTCATCACTTGGGCGCAGAGCAAACTCGTCATTCTCACCTCGACGATGCTGATCTTTAACATCCTGCTGCTGATCTTTCTCTTCCATCGGTTTCGCCCGATTTTTCTGCTTATGGTCACAATCACCCTCTCCATCGGCGCGATGGTGGCGACGGTCAAAATGGCCGGATTGCCGCTCAATTTGTTCAACATTCTCGCCTTTCCGCTCGTCCTCGGAGTCGGGGTGGACTATGGCATTTATGTCCTGCTGGCGGCGCGTCAGGCTGGCGATGCACAGACGCTGCTAAAGGGTATTTTGAAGCCGGTGTTGCTCAGTGCGCTTACCTCCATTGCGGGTTTCGGTTCGCTCGGTTTCGCGGAAAATCCCTCGCTGAGCGGACTTGGATTGCTCTGTGCCATCGGCGTCGGCTGGAGCCTGTTTGCCACCCTGTTTTTCCTCGTGCCCGCCTATGTCTGGAAGCGCAACTAG
- a CDS encoding acetolactate synthase, protein MDKSYDTLEKLSAPRVQHFSVFAENRAGALLDLVKLLSREHVEIVALSVQDSADSSIVRMIVSDPDLVKELFAQQGIAHSHTEVLVVEMTECTELGKLLATLLQAEVNIHYSYPVMTRPNERSALVIHPDDDDCAISVLRGAGFKILTQGDISR, encoded by the coding sequence ATGGATAAATCCTACGATACCTTGGAAAAACTTTCCGCGCCGCGGGTGCAGCATTTCTCCGTATTTGCGGAAAACCGGGCGGGTGCCCTACTCGATCTGGTAAAATTACTCAGCCGCGAACACGTCGAAATAGTCGCCCTCAGCGTGCAGGATTCGGCGGATTCCTCGATCGTCCGCATGATCGTGAGCGACCCCGATCTGGTGAAGGAACTTTTTGCACAGCAAGGCATCGCCCACAGCCATACCGAGGTGCTGGTGGTGGAGATGACCGAATGCACCGAGCTGGGAAAATTGCTCGCGACGTTGCTCCAAGCCGAGGTGAATATTCATTACAGCTACCCGGTGATGACGCGGCCCAATGAGCGTTCGGCGCTTGTCATTCATCCGGACGATGACGACTGCGCCATCTCAGTTTTGCGCGGTGCGGGATTCAAAATCCTAACCCAGGGCGACATTTCCCGGTAA